One window of the Xiphophorus couchianus chromosome 12, X_couchianus-1.0, whole genome shotgun sequence genome contains the following:
- the adra1aa gene encoding alpha-1A adrenergic receptor, whose amino-acid sequence MGPVLDNMMTPASLTQNCTNCSHIFFPELRVVKTVALGMILGVFILFGVVGNILVILSVVCHRHLRTVTHYFIVNLAVADLLLSSTVLPFSAVFEILDRWVFGRAFCNVWAAVDVLCCTASIMSLCVISVDRYIGVSYPLRYPSIMTKRRALLAVMLLWVLSIIISIGPLFGWKEPEPEDESICKITEEPGYAIFSAVGSFYLPLTIILVMYCRVYVVAHRESQGLREGHKTEKSDSEQVILRIHRGNTTALEEESLRSRTHFALRLLKFSREKKAAKTLGIVVGCFVLCWLPFFLVLPIGSIFPAYRPSDTVFKITFWLGYFNSCINPIIYPCSNQEFKKAFQSLLGVHCLRMTPRPHHHHLSTSQSQTQGHSQGLTLSLDSRGAPCRLSPSSSVALSRTPSSRDSREWKVFSVGPISGGEGPADTSRANVVKLCNKSLRRNCCCVLSPETPPQEAAVVGDLPTIKIHQLSLSDKGEPV is encoded by the exons ATGGGTCCTGTGCTGGACAACATGATGACCCCGGCTTCTCTGACCCAGAACTGCACGAACTGCAGCCATATTTTCTTCCCAGAGCTCAGGGTGGTGAAGACTGTGGCTCTAGGGATGATTCTCGGTGTGTTCATCCTGTTTGGAGTGGTTGGAAACATCCTGGTCATCCTCTCTGTGGTTTGCCATCGCCACCTTCGGACGGTCAcgcattattttattgttaacCTGGCAGTGGCAGACCTGCTGCTGAGCTCCACCGTGCTACCCTTTTCAGCCGTTTTTGAGATTTTGGATCGCTGGGTGTTCGGACGGGCTTTTTGTAACGTTTGGGCGGCTGTGGACGTGCTCTGCTGCACGGCCTCCATCATGAGCCTCTGCGTGATTTCCGTGGACCGCTACATCGGTGTCAGTTATCCTCTGCGCTACCCCTCCATCATGACAAAGCGCAGGGCTCTTTTGGCAGTGATGCTGCTGTGGGTGCTCTCCATAATCATATCCATTGGACCCTTATTTGGTTGGAAGGAACCGGAGCCGGAGGACGAGTCCATCTGCAAGATCACAGAGGAACCAGGATACGCGATCTTCTCAGCCGTCGGCTCCTTCTACCTCCCCCTGACCATCATTCTGGTCATGTACTGTCGAGTTTATGTCGTCGCTCACAGAGAGAGCCAGGGCCTCCGAGAGGGCCACAAGACGGAGAAGTCAGACTCAGAGCAGGTGATTCTCAGGATCCACCGTGGAAACACAACCGCACTGGAGGAGGAGTCCCTGCGCAGCCGCACGCATTTCGCCTTGAGGTTACTCAAGTTTTCACGTGAGAAGAAAGCTGCAAAGACTCTGGGTATTGTGGTTGGCTGCTTTGTGTTGTGCTGGCTGCCGTTCTTCCTGGTGTTACCAATTG GCTCCATATTCCCCGCATACAGACCTTCAGACACGGTCTTCAAGATCACCTTCTGGCTCGGCTACTTCAACAGCTGCATCAACCCCATCATCTACCCGTGCTCCAACCAGGAGTTCAAAAAGGCTTTTCAGAGTTTACTCGGAGTTCACTGTCTGAGGATGACTCCCAGACCACACCACCACCATCTGAGCACAAGTCAAAGTCAAACCCAAGGTCACAGCCAGGGCCTCACTCTGAGCCTCGACAGCAGGGGGGCTCCCTGCAGACTCAGCCCCTCCTCGTCGGTGGCCCTTTCCAGGACTCCTTCCTCCAGGGACAGCAGGGAATGGAAAGTCTTTTCCGTGGGCCCCATCAGCGGCGGGGAGGGGCCGGCCGATACGAGCAGAGCCAACGTGGTGAAGCTGTGCAACAAGAGCCTCCGCCGCAACTGCTGCTGCGTCCTCAGTCCTGAGACTCCCCCACAAGAAGCCGCTGTTGTTGGAGACCTTCCGACGATTAAAATCCACCAACTTTCTCTGTCGGATAAAGGAGAGCCTGTGTAG
- the tmem230b gene encoding transmembrane protein 230b yields MPARNIVSHDTPNKVRYSRLATDDDGYIDLQFKRSPPKVPYKAIALASVLFLIGSTLIIIGALLLAGYFGVTNSDRTVPVLIIGIIVFLPGIYHLRIAYYASKGYPGYSYDDIPDFDD; encoded by the exons ATGCCAGCTCGTAATATTGTATCCCACGATACTCCTAACAAAGTTAGGTACTCCAGGTTAGCCACTGATGATGACGGCTACATTGATTTACAG TTCAAAAGGAGCCCACCCAAGGTCCCATACAAAGCGATCGCCCTCGCCTCAGTGCTCTTTCTAATTGGCTCTACTTTAATCATCATTGGTGCTCTTCTTTTGGCTGGATACTTTGGAGTTACT AACTCCGACCGAACGGTGCCTGTGCTGATCATCGGCATCATCGTTTTCCTGCCTGGGATTTACCACTTACGGATAGCTTACTATGCATCAAAGGGCTATCCGGGGTACTCCTATGATGACATCCCAGATTTTGATGACTGA